Part of the Janibacter endophyticus genome is shown below.
GCGGTCGGGGCGTTGCCGATCGCGACGACGGCACCCTCGAGACGCTCACCCCAGAGGGAGACGGCGGCGGCCGCACGGGTGGTGCCCCACCGGGCGGCGAGGCCGGGCACCTGGGGCTCGCGCAGCGTGCAGATCACGTCGTTGTCGGCGGGCAGGCGGCGGCGGGTGACGCCCTGCGCGAGCATGTTGCTGTCGGTGAGGATCGGCGCCCCGGCGACGAGCGCCGCGTGGGCTGCGGCGGCGACCTCGGGGTGGCCGGCCATCTCGCGCGTGATGCCGACGTCACCGGCGGCGTGGACGATCCGCACGGCAGCACCGTGCAGGTCGGCGGGCAGACCGGTGAGGTCGGCCTCGTCGCGGATCATGCCGAAGGAGCGACGGTAGATCTCCTGCCCGTCGGTGACGTAGTCGTACCGGCGAGACGGTTGGCGAAGGGGATCCATCAGGCCTTCTCGAGTTGTGCTGCAACGACGTCCGCTGCGGTGCGGGGGTTCAGGGCGATTGTGTGGGGTCGGGCGGGGTGGCCGCAGGCGCGTTCACAACCGATGACGTGCACCGGCGACCCGGCAGGGTCGATCAGCGGTGCTGCCGCCCGGGCGAGGTCACGTGTGGGGGTGGTGGTCCGAGCGCAGGCGGGGGCCCCGGCGCAGGCGGTGAGGACGGTCCACGGGGAGTCGGGGGCGGTGACGAATCCTGCCGTCGCGAGCTCCTCGGCCCGCGCCGCGGCACCCGGGACGACGATCGAGCGCCAGGGCGTAACCGCCAATCGCTGACCCGACCCTTCTGGCTGAGGTGCGATGCCGTCCGCGGCCGAGCCCTGAAGGCCCTCCACCATCGCCGGCGTCAGCAACCCCAGCGGCACGAGCGCCACGAGGTCCGCACCGACGGGTCCCGGCGCAGGCGGGTCTCCTGCCACGACGTCGAAGGGGAGGGACCCCGGCAGGAGGTCAGCTCGGGCCGCCTCGGGCAGGTCGCGCAGGTTCCACGTGCGGGTGTCGGGGCGGGCAGCGAGGAAGCTGCGGGCGACGTCGAGAGCTGTCTCGGCGGCCTCATCGCGCGGGACGGTGACCGCGCGGCCGTCCGCGACGACGTGCACGGTGGCTGAGGTGCGAGCAGCTGGGCCCGACGGTCCGCGTGGGTGCCTCGACGTCACGTCAGAGCGCGGGGAGGCGACGATCGCGACGTCCCACGGCTCGGCGAGCACGGGGCCGCCGGGGGAGGTGACGGCGAGCAGGAACCGCCCCGGCAGCTCGGCCAACCCGGGATCGCCGAGCAGGCCCTCGTCGAGCGCGGTGACGAGGGGGTCGAGCCCGGCGTGCGGGTCGGCGACGATGTTACGGGCCTTGTCGTGGGGTCCGGAGGGAACGAGCCGGAGGTCGTCGATCGCCGTGATGAGCTCACGGGGTAGCGGGTCGGGCAGGCCGCGCAGCTGCAGGCTGCCTCGCGAGGTTAGCGTGACCTCGGGGTCGCCGAAACGGCCTGCGAGAGAAGAGATCGCGTACAAGGTGGACGCGTCCACCCGACCACCGGGGATGCGCAGGCGCACCATTGCCCCGTCCGCAGAGACGAAGGGGGTGAGCAGGCCCGGGCAGCGGTCGGCACCGCTGCGGGAGGGGCTCGGTGTCGTCACGGCAGGGCAGCCTACGCGGCCCCGGTAGGCTGCCGGACAACCGAGCAGCGCGGAACCCGGTGCGAGTCCGGGACGGTCCCGCCACTGTGAGCGAAGCCCCCTTCGCGAGTCAGACACGCTCTGCCGGCCGCCCTGCACGAGACCGTGCGGGTCACTCACTTCGAACCGCGGGGCGCGGACCCCCGCCAAGGAGCCCACGACGTGACGACCGTCGCCCTGCTGTCCACCTCCGACACCGACCTGCTCAGTGCCCGCGCCGCCGCCGAGGACGGAGCCCACTATGTCGTCGGCAACCCCGCCCGTCTCACCGACGAGCAGATCGCCGAGCGCGTCGCCGGCGCCGACATCGTCGTCGTCCGCTACCTCGGCTCGCCGCAGGGTCTGTGGGAGGGCTTCGCCGACCTGCGCACCGCCAGCGCACCGCTCGTCGTCCTCGGCGGCACCCAGGAACCCGACGCGGCCCTCATGGAGCTGTCGACCGTCCCACCCGGCACCGCCGCGGAGGCTCACCGCTACCTCGCCGAGGGCGGGCCGGCCAACCTCGCACAGCTCCACGCCTTCCTCGGCGACACGCTGCTCCTTACCGGCGAGGGCTTCGAGGCGCCGCAGGCGCTCCCGCAGTGGGGCGTCCTCGAGCGCGACCAGCCGACCTCCCTTCCCGACGGCGCCACCCGCCCCCGGGTCGGCGTGCTCATCTACCGAGCCCAGTACGCCGCCGGCAACACCGACTACGCGCACGCGCTCGCCGACGCGATCGACGCGGCCGGCGGCCAGGGCGTCGTCATCCACTCCGCCTCGCTGCGCGACGCCCCCGACGGTCTGCTCGAGCACCTCGGCACCCTGGACGCGCTCGTGACGACCGTGCTCGCGGCCGGCGGCACCAAGCCGGCTACGGTCGGCGCCGGCGAGGACGACGAGGCGTGGGACGTGGAGAAGCTCGCCGCCCTCGACATCCCGATCCTCCAGGGCCTGTGCCTGACCTGGGGCCGCGCCGACTGGGAGGAGTCCGATGACGGCATGAGCCCGCTCGACGTCGCGACCCAGGTCGCCGTCCCCGAGTTCGACGGTCGCCTCATCACGGTCGCCTTCTCCTTCAAGGAGTTCGACGACGAGGGCCTGCCGCGCTACGTCGCCGACCCCGAGCGCGCCGCCCGCGTCGCCGGCATCGCGGTCAACCACGCGCGCCTGCGCTCGACGCCCGTCGCCGAGCGCAAGATCGCCGTCGTCCTCTCGGCCTACCCGACGAAGCACTCCCGCCTGGGCAACGCCGTCGGCCTCGACACCCCGGTCTCGACGATCCGCCTGCTGCGAGCGATGCGCGAGACCGGCTACGACCTCGGTGACGGTTTCGTGGGGATGGACCCGCTCCCTCCGGTCGAGGGCGAGGAGCCTGACACGACGTCGGGCAATGCCCTGATCCACGAGCTCATCGCCGCCGGCGGGCAGGACGAGGAGTGGCTCACCCAGGAGCAGGTCGAGGGCGCGCAGGTGCGCATCCCGGCCGCGCGCTACCGGGAGTGGTTCGACGCCTTCCCCGCCGACCTGCGCGAGGCGATGACCGAGCACTGGGGCGCGGCGCCCGGCGAGGTCTTCGTCGACACGACCCGTGACGCGCAGGGCGAGATCGTCACCGCGGCCCTCGTCCGCGGCAATGTCGCCCTCCTCGTCCAGCCGCCCCGCGGCTTCGGC
Proteins encoded:
- a CDS encoding precorrin-8X methylmutase, whose amino-acid sequence is MDPLRQPSRRYDYVTDGQEIYRRSFGMIRDEADLTGLPADLHGAAVRIVHAAGDVGITREMAGHPEVAAAAHAALVAGAPILTDSNMLAQGVTRRRLPADNDVICTLREPQVPGLAARWGTTRAAAAVSLWGERLEGAVVAIGNAPTALFHLLEMLHDGAPRPAAIVGMPVGFVGSAESKVALAEHDLTGGPVPWLVVHGRRGGSAMAAAALNALAHPDELA
- a CDS encoding cobalamin biosynthesis protein CobG, with protein sequence MTTPSPSRSGADRCPGLLTPFVSADGAMVRLRIPGGRVDASTLYAISSLAGRFGDPEVTLTSRGSLQLRGLPDPLPRELITAIDDLRLVPSGPHDKARNIVADPHAGLDPLVTALDEGLLGDPGLAELPGRFLLAVTSPGGPVLAEPWDVAIVASPRSDVTSRHPRGPSGPAARTSATVHVVADGRAVTVPRDEAAETALDVARSFLAARPDTRTWNLRDLPEAARADLLPGSLPFDVVAGDPPAPGPVGADLVALVPLGLLTPAMVEGLQGSAADGIAPQPEGSGQRLAVTPWRSIVVPGAAARAEELATAGFVTAPDSPWTVLTACAGAPACARTTTPTRDLARAAAPLIDPAGSPVHVIGCERACGHPARPHTIALNPRTAADVVAAQLEKA